The window GCAAGAAGGTCCATTAAAGTGATAAGCACAGGAATCGCATTTGCATTGGCCCTGAACATTGTGGCAATGGCATTGGCTATTTTAGGGCTTTTAAATCCGATTGAAGGGGCATTGATTCACAACATCGGGTCTGTTATCGTGATTGTTTACTCCTCAACACTGGTGAACTACAAGATTTCCAAAAAAGACTGCAGGAACCCTCAAAAGTTAGGCATAACTAAAACTTTAAATAAGCCTATGACATAATATTAACTATCGATAAAAGGTGATTTATTATGGCTGAAAAAGAAATTAAAGTAGTCGGTATGCACTGCCCATCATGCGTAAATGCTGTTGAATTATGTTTAAAAGACGTTGACGGAATTGAAGATGCAAAAGCAGACCTTGATTCAGGAATTACCACAATCACAATGTCTGGCGACGTAAGTGATGCTGACATTAACGATGCAGTCGAAGAGGCTGGTTTCAAAGTAGAATAATTCTACTTTTCTTATCTTTTTTTATAGAATTCTTTTAATATCTCAACTATTTCCACATTGTTTTTACCAACAAGCAGGTTGTGCTTTAAATTATCAAAAACAATCAGTTTTGAATTTTCAATCTTTTCCGAAAGGCTTTCCTGAATGCTTTTTGGAAAAATCTCATCGTATTTTCCTGCCAAAATTAACGTTGGAACCCTGATTTGCGACAACAGATTTTCAACATCGAAATTGAAGCATGCTTCGGTTGCCATTTTGTATGCCTCAATATTGGCTGTTTTTGAAGCAGCTTGCTTTAGAAAATCAAGCTCCTCCCTATTGCTTTCAATTACATCGGGACAAAGCACTTTCGGCAGCATGAACTCGAAAAAGTCTTCAAAGGAGAGATTCAGTTCATCAATGAATTGGCTAAACACCGCAGCGCAATCATCATCACATTTATAGAAAGTTGACATCAACACCAATGAGGACACATAATCCGGGAATCTAAGTGCAAAATCCATTGCAATTGCACCCCCCAATGAAAATCCAATAAGGTTTGCTGTTGTAATGTCCAACTCATCCAAAAGTGATTTCAAGTCATTGGCATAGGTGCCTATGCTTATCTCATCCTCTCCCAATAGGGACTTGCCATGGCCCCTCAAGTCAAATCGGACCACCTTAAACTCTTTCCTGAGTGCGGCTGCCAACGCTTCCCAATATAACAGATTATCAGAAAGTCCATGAATGAACACCAAGGGTTCGCCGTCACCTTCCACAGCATAATTTAGTTCCATAATCCCATTTTAGGAAACAATTACATAAATAGTTAATCTAATCCAAAACCTAATATCAAATTTTATATAAGTTAAGCAACAGATTTTTATTCATATAATCTTTGATTATTATAATAAAAAAGGGATTAAAATGAAAACTGTTGCAATTAATGGTTATGGAACCATCGGTAAAAGAGTGGCTGATGCTGTAGCTGCTCAAGATGATATGAAAGTAGTGGGTGTAAGTAAAACTAGACCTAACTATGAAGCAAGAACCGCTGTTGAAGAAAAAGGCTATCCATTATACATTGGAATTCCTGAAAGGGAACAAATGTTTAAAGATGCCGGAATCGAAATAGCCGGAACCGTTGAGGAAATGATTCAAGAGGCAGACGTAGTTGTTGACTGTACTCCTGGAAGCATCGGTCCGCAAAACCTTGAAATGTATAAGAAAGCTGGAGTAAAGGCAATTTATCAAGGTGGGGAAGACCATGAGTTAACCGGTCTTTCATTTAACGCCATCTCCAATTATGATGACTCATACGGTGCAGACTACACTCGTGTAGTGTCCTGTAACACTACCGGTTTGACCCGTACATTATCAACTATTGACCCGATAGCTGACATCAAGAAGGTAAGGGCAGTGATGGTCAGAAGAGGATCAGACCCATCTGAAATCAAAAAAGGACCAATCAATGCAATTGTTCCAAATCCTCCAAAAGTACCTTCACACCACGGTCCTGACGTTAAAACCGTTATGAAAGGCATTGATGTGACAACAATGGCATTGCTTGTGCCAACAACCTTAATGCACCAACACAACATCATGGTTGAAATCAACAACGATGTTGAAACCGAAGAAATCATTGAGGCATTGGAAAAACGTTCCAGAGTAATTGTCGTATCCGCCGAAGAAGGATTAGGCTCTACCGCTGAGTTAATGGAATATGCCAAAGAGCTTGGAAGAAACAGGAATGACCTATACGAAATTCCTGTTTGGAGAGAATCCATTAATGTTGTCGGCAACGAGTTATTCTACATGCAAGCAGTACACCAGGAATCAGACGTAATACCTGAAAACATTGATGCAATTCGTGCACTTTTAGAAATGGAAAGTGACAACGAAAAATCAATAGCTAAAACTAACAAAGCCATGGGAATATTCTAAATTCCCTTTTTATTTCTTTTTTGATTTAGATGAAACATAGAGTGCTTTTTGGACCGGCAGGAAGTCCCATTAACTATAAGGGTGCCGCATATAAGGCTCCAAAATACATCAACGAGGAAGGGCTTGACTCCTATGAATACCAATCCCCTTATGGGGTGAGGATTGGGGAGTCCGCCGCAACAACCTTGAAGGAAGAATCCCAAAAGCATGACGTTCTGGTTTCCATGCACGCCCCGTACTACATCAACTTGTGTGCAAAGGAAGAGGAGAAGATTGACAAAAGCATTGGCCACCTCATTTCCGCCGCACGTGCGGGAGAATGGATGGGTGCCTACAGGCTTGTGTTCCACCCTGGAGCATACCTGAACAGGAAGCCTGAAAAGGCCATGGAAATCTCCAAACAGACTGTCAACAGACTGTTTGAGGAACTTGAAGCCGAAGGCATTGAGGAGTTTACCTTTGCTCCCGAAACAACCGGCAAAAGGACACAGCTCGGTAATGTTGGAGAGGTTGTTGAATTGTGTGCCACTTTTGATCATTTCGAGCCGACAATTGATTTTGCACATGTTCACGCTCGTGGAAGAGGTTTCCTGAACAAAAAAGAAGATTATAATTGTATATTTTCCACCATTGAAGACAAATTGGACATTGACATCCTACATTGCCATTATACAACAATAGAATACGGAAGGGGCGGTGAAGTGAAGCATCACACATTAGCTGAAAGCGATGAGTACGGCCCAGACATCAAGGACTTGCTGTCAGTCCTGATAGATAATGGTTGGAATGCGAATATTATATGTGAAACCCCATTGAGGGATGAGGATTCACTTAGAATGAAAGAGATTTATGAGAATTTAATATGAATAGGTGAAAAAATGTTAGAACAATACATGCCATTTTTAGGATTAATAATATTTGGAAATATCGAAAACCTCATATTATCTTCACAAGGAGTTGTCAACGGTGTCGACCCAAAAATTTTGGGAGGATTGAGTATTCTTGTGGTAATAGTATGGTTGTTTATTGGAACAGTAGCTACCGATGTGGCAATGCAATATGCAAATTACATCAACTTCATCGGAGGACTTGCAATTTTCATATTAGGTATCCAGTCCGTTGTAGGAGCGGTAAAAAACATCAGATCCAAAGGAAGTGCATAAAATGGTTAACTGGAAAGATTATGCTCCATTTACAGGACTTCTCATCTTTGGAAACATAGAAAACCTGATTCTTGCTTCTCAGGGAGCCGTAGCCCATGTCAACCCATACATTTTAGGAGCATTAAGTATAATACTGGTCATAATATGGCTATTGATTGGTACCTACGGTACAAAAGTAGCTATAAAATATGCAGATTATATCGAAATAATCGGTGGTCTGGCCATCATTATTTTAGGTATACAATCCATGTTAGAAGCGGTTGGAATATTATAGAGGTAACCACTACCTCTAATAATCCTTTACGGAATCAATCAAATCATCCATGTCCTTGAAAAGGGCATTAATATCATCATCATCTTCCTTATTTGAACTTAACTGAATCACAAGCTCATTAATCAAATCTTCCATCTTGTCAATGAAAGCGTTCAAGGTGACTATCTTGTTTTCAATCTCCTTTTCGACAATGGCGTTTTCGCCGTCATCCAATTCAATCATCTTTCTTGCAACGGTCAGCTGATTGTCAAACATTCCATTGGATTTCCTGATGGTTGCTGTGAATTTCTGGTATGACATGTGTGATGGGTCAAAAAGCTTTTCAACAAGCTCAGTGGCTCTCCTCTGCTTTAATTCATATTCCTGTTCGATTTTGTCAACTTCCTCCTCATATTTGGAAGGCATGTGAACCCTTTGCGGTTCGGGATCGTGGTAGACCTCCTTTCCGCACTGTGAACAGAAATGTTGGCCAGGGTCTAATTTGGCACCGCAGTAAATGCAAAAATGATTGTGATTGTCCTCTAAAGTCATATACTTATAATTTCCCATATGAATTATATAAACTTACTCATGGTTTCCTGAGTTTCAGAACCACGATTTCACTGTCGGTTCCCCATCTCATTGGAGTGTCCATCGAACCTACACCGGTCGTTACATGAATATATTTTCCCAAATCGTTTTTGAACAGTCCAATGTTATATTCAAACATCCTGTTTGCAAACCATACCATCGGATAGAACTGCCCTCCGTGAGTGTGACCGGACAACTGAATGTCAAAGCCCAAATCTGAAAACTCCTTCCACTTATACGGCACATGATAGTTGATTATATTGACCATATCATCTCTTATCAATGACTCATCGATTTGCGGAACTTCCCTATCCCCAAAACTGAACGTCAATCCGAAAATGTTCAAACCGTTCAATTCAATTGAATCATTGTCCAAGACTATAATTCCCGCATTCTCACAGGCTTCAATGACGTTTTTGATGCCTGGATAAAAATCATGGTTTCCCGGAGTGAATATTATTGGCATGCTAACCTCACTTAACGCCTCAAAATCATTTTCTTCAACTATTGATGAGCCATCTGCCAGATCTCCTGAGATGATTGCTAGCTCACAGGTGTCTTCAAGTTCCTTCAATTTATCAGCAATCAGCTCTGTAATCTGCCTGTGGCGGACAGACCCGAAATGCACATCTGACAAATGGGCGATGTTGATGTCTTTCTCCAGATTATTTAATGTTATGACCTTTTCATTGACAATCAACCTATGGGCCTTGTAATAGTTGTAAACTCCCAAAATTGGGACAATAGCCAATAGCGCCAGATTCATTTCAAATGACAAATCGACAAATGAGCCAATCAGATAAATGACAATGATGTCTATCAGAAAAATTACTGAAGCCCACATCCAAACTCCACTGACTGTCGAGAGGAACCTTGTAATCTTGCGTGACTTTTGAGCCTCGAACAGCATTGGCATGAAGTGAATCAAACCAATAATTATTGTTAAAATTAAAATGTAGGCATCATCCAATCCTCCCAACAATAAAAAGATATATTTAAGCAGGAAAAACTCAAACAGCATGTAAAAGGGAGTTATGAATAACACTCTTCTTGTTCTGAAACTCATGAATCAACCTCTTAAATTAGTATATTTCACTAAGTATTTAAATTATTAAAACAAATGTTATGAATATGATAAAATTCAGGAGGGGAAATATTTGAAAAGTGACAACAAACAACTGGAAATTAAAACAACCAACCAAAAACTGCAAATAACCGAAAATGAAAACAAAGAATTTGCCAAATTAGTTGTTGTGAAACCTGTAGGATACCCTTTCGAATTCAATCTGATGGATGGTGAAATAGAGATTACCAACACCAAACTATTTGAGGAATATGCCCGTGACCAGTGGTTGGGCCTGGTTGTGCGTGAGAAGTCACACCTGTTCGACCAGAAAATTATTCCGGATTATGGTTTTGAAATCGTGACCGCAAAACCTAATAACTCAATAATTACTGAAAACACCAAAATCAAGATTATTACCGACGAGATTGATAAGAAAAATGACAATAAAATCAAATCAAATGTCCACCTTTCAGACATTGTCGGCCAGGAAAATGCCAAACAAAAAATTAAGGTCATAAAAAAATATCTTGAAGACCCTGAACGTTTCGGACCATGGGCTCCTAAAAACATCCTGTTTTATGGACTTCCAGGTACCGGTAAAACAATGCTTGTCAAAGCGCTTGCAAACGAGCTTGAGGTTCCATTGTATCTGGTTAAGGCAACATCCCTTATTGGGGAGCATGTCGGTGATTCCTCATCCAAAATACAGGACCTGTTTAAAAAGGCATCTGAAAATGCTCCATCAATAATATTCATAGATGAGATTGATGCAATTGCACTTCACAGATCATTCCAATCACTTAGGGGAGACGTTTCCGAAATTGTCAATTCCCTTTTGACTGAAATGGATGGAATCAATGAAAATGAGTCTGTCATAACCATTGGCGCTACAAATAACCCTTCAAGTCTTGATTTAGCAGTTAAAAGTAGATTTGAAGAGGAAATTGAATTTAAATTGCCTAATGAAAATGAAAGATTGACCATTATGGAAAACAACCTTAAAAGCATGCCTTTGGATTATGATTTAGATTTAGAAAAATTAGTTAAATTGACCAAGGGACTGTCCGGCAGGGACATTAAGGAAAAGATTCTTAAGACCTCCCTTCACAATGCAATATCCAATGACTGCGACATCATCACTATGCAAAACGTTGAATACGCATTAAATAATATGAAAATTAAAGATTCCGACATCAAGGGCATGTTTGAATAAGACCCTAATCAGAATCGAAAATATATTGGGCTGCTTCGAGGACATCGGTGTTTTCGGCTTTTGCAGCTTTTTTAACGTTTTTTGAAATGTCGAAAAATATCTTATTTACAATGGAATTTGTTAAATTATTTAATATTTTATCACTGCCATCTACATTAGACAACTTCGCACTTGCTTTTTGAGTTTCACGTTGTCTTATCTCTTCCATAGATGCTCTTAAATTACCAAGAAGTTCATCAACTTCCATTATTTTAAACGATTCTTTGAGTAAAATGAACTCATCATTGATGATGTTTTCGGCTTCACCGAATTCCTTGATTCTGAGCTTAGTATTTTCATCGGCGATTTCCCTCAAGTCATCAATGTTGAATGACTTGACGCCCAATTCACACACATCATCGGAAATATCACGAGGATTGGCAATATCAACCATCATAACATCTTCATAATCCATATCAATGCCTAAAAGACGTTCCTTGGTGATAATCGGATGGGGAGCACTTGTGGCACTAATCACCAAATCGGCATTGGCCAAATACTCTTCCAAATCATTGAACAGAATAGCTTCACCGCCCAAATCCTCAGCCAACTGGACCGCAACATAATAAGTCCTATTAGCAACAAAAATGGCGTGTAAATCCTTTTCCGCCAAAGCCTTGGCAACCAATCTGCCCATTTTACCTGCACCAATAACCAAAACTGACTTGTCATCAAGGGTGCCGATATGCTTTTCAGCCAAATCGATTGCTGCCGAACCTATTGAAACTGAACCCTTATTGATATTGGTCTTGTTTCGTACAACCTGTCCAACATGAATCGCCTTTGTGAAAATGGCATCGAGAGATTTGCCACAGTGATGATTCTTGGCAGCCTTATGCTTTGCGTCCTTGACCTGGCCTAAAATTTGGTCTTCACCAACAATCATTGACTCCAGACCTGAAGTCATCCTGAGCAAATGCATAACGGCGGATTGACCATATTCAATTATGATGCTTTGATTTTCGTGAGACAGCAATTCATCATCCTCTGAAATGAAATCATTGTTAATGTAATATTCCTTCCTGTTGCATGTTGAAATCTCAACATACTCTCCAATTGAATATTTTTCCTGCAATTCCTGAAACAGATCATCCATATCCTTTGAAATGTTTTCCATGGACTGAATGTCCGCAATCTTATGGTCAACTCTTAAATTAAGTATCACTGTAATCCCCTTATTAAATTATCAATATAATCCTTAGCCTTACCGATTTCCTTATTCTTAATCATGGCGTTAATCTCATCATCCTCAAGGATTTCGTAAAGATAAGTTCTTCGCTCCTTTTGGTCATCGATGATGTCTTTTAAACGGCTTCTTGCATAATCCTGAAGTTCAATCTCCAAAATGTCCTCTTCAGTGATTATTGATTGGATTTTCTTTCGCAATTGTCTTGCCATCAATGGACTTTTGCCATTTGTAAAAATAGATATCTCAATATCCCCAATATTGAAGCTTGTCGGGACAATGACATTGCCCTCTTGAGGATAATCCGCACGATTGATTAGCTTATCGCCGGAAATCTTAAAAACATAATCGCATAACTTCTCATCACCGCTGGCGATTACAACCAAATCACACCAATCGACCAGCTCATCGACATCGTCGGTGGAGCATAGTATTGCACCTTTGGCCTTCAGTTCATCGGAAATCTGATTTCCCGCCAATTTAACTGATGCGCCATGGTCCAAAAACTTGTTGGCCCTTCTTGTTGCAACCTCGCCGGTGCCTAAAATAAAAACATTTAGATTTGATGTTTTTAAATAAAGAGAAGTCCAATCCATTTTAATCAGAATTTTCAAGAGATTTTGCATGTAAAACTTTTACAGCAGCTCTCAAATCATTATTGCATTCGGTCAAAACATTCATGGCTTCTATTTTTGAGACGTTGAATGTTTCTGCCAATGCTTCTGCTCTTTCATCAGGGTTAGGTTTTTTGACACCAACCAATCTTTCAGATAACTGTTTTTTTAAATCCAAATACTCGTCATGACTCATTCCCATATTTCTTAAAGTCATGTCCCTTAATGGGCAAGGCTTTGATGGTTTGCAACACCATACAAGTGATCCAAAACAGGTCCCTGCTCCTTCGCCTAATCTAGTTTCTCTTCCAAATTGAATCTTGATATCCACAAACTCTTGTGGGGTTAAATTAACTTCCTGTAATGCGTTCAAGACAGGGCATGGTTTAACTGGAGGGCAGCAAAAAGCAAGTCCTCTTACATCTCCCCCTCTACAAATATGAGATGGTGCATCTTCCCAAGTCATAACAATCCTCCAAATTTAAGTTCAATTCTCCTTATAATCATAAAATAATAATATAATTTATTTAAACTTTGAATATATAATCTTTTTTATAAAAGATAATTTAAACTTTAAATTCACAGATGGAAAAAATAAAATTATTAATAATAACGTTTTTAAACATCATTTACTTATTTTAATATATGGGAAAAGAAATAATTTCAATCGAAGGAATAACCATCACATTATATCGCAAAAACATTAAAAACATGTACCTTCGAGTCTTACCGCCAAACGGTGAAGTCAAGGTTTCGGCGCCACTGTTCGTATCCGATGGCGAAATCATTGAGTTCATCAGGCTACGCAAGGATTGGATTTTGGAAAAGCAAAAGCTGATTTCGCAAAACAAGATAAAGGCCCCATTGAAATACGTCAATGGGGAAACACACTACCTCTGGGGAAAGGAATACACCCTGCAACTCATCAAAAACAATGTCAAGAATGTTCTGGTGGATGAGGAAAAGTCAATCATTTACCTGCCTGTTCCTAAAAGAAGCACAATCGAGAAAAGAAAAAACATTCTGGATGAATTCTACCGTGAAGAGTTGAAAAAGGCGATTCCTCCTGTTTTGGACAAATGCACAAGGATAGTTGGGAGAACACCCACCAGCGTAACCGTTCGCAAAATGAAAAATTGGGGAAACTGCAAAAAGGACGGCAGAATCACATTGAACCTGAATCTTGCAAAAAAAGATGAAGAATTTTTAGAATATGTTATGATACATGAACTGTGCCATCTGATTGAATTCAATCATGGAAAAAACTTTAAAAAACTAATGGATAAATTCTGTCCAAACTGGAAAAAAATAAAAAAAATAGGAAAACAATAATCAAATTGTTTTCGCAAGATGTTAGGTTTTACAACCAAAACTATCTTTCTTTAAGCATGTCTTCTTTTTCATCAGGAGTTAACTGATCAACAATCTCTTCAGGAGTGCCCACATCAAGGAGCTTACCTCCTCTCATTAAGGCTGCCCTGTCACAAACATCCAATACGAAATCCATATCGTGAGAAACAATGATGAATGTTTGTTCTAATTCAGCACGAGCTTTTAAAATTGAGTCAGTAACATTTACACGAGTAATAGGGTCCATAGTACCTGTTGGCTCATCCAAAATGATTAATTTAGGTTCCTTGATTAAAACCTGTGCCAAAGCAATCCTATGTTTTTCCCCTACACTTAATTGATCAGGATATTTCTCTAAAATCAAAGTAGCATCCTTCTCGTCAAATCCTACAGTTACCAAAGCATGAATAGCTTGGATTTTACCAAATTCCGCAGGCAAATCTAAACTGATAGCATCAGTTAAGTTACCTAAGATTGTTCTGTGAGGATATAATGAATATTCTTGGTGCAACAAACCGATGTAAGGCATGATACGGCCACGATTGAGCGGTCCGACTTTGGTCATGTCAATCCATTCATCACCAAGCTTGATTTTAATGTCTCCGCTACTTGGTTCGGTTAATCCCATCAGCATTCTGGTAGTGGTTGTTTTACCGGAACCACTTAAACCTACAATACCGAATATTTCTTCATTATTAATTGTGAGGTTAATTCCGTCAACAGCCTTGACCACACCACGTTCAATGGAGTAATAATGCTTTTTAACATCTTCAAGCACAACTTCCGGTTCACCGAACTCTGGAATTTCAGGCTTTTTAGGAACAGGAACTGTTTCCATGAAGTGGTCGACAACTACATGTGGATCTCCCTCTTCTTTAATTTGACCATTCTCTAACCAAATTACATTGTCTGCAAGTTCGGTCATTACTTCTGGCCAGTGAGATGTGATTAACATAGTGATGCCTTCATCTTTGACACCTTCTTTTAATGTATTATGAAGTTTTACTGCAGTTTGAGGGTCTAAGGTACCTGTTGGTTCATCTGCTAAAAACATCATTGGATTTTTAGCCAATTGTCTTGCAAGAACTACTCTTTGTTTTTCTCCCCCACTTAAATCACGGGCAACGTGAGTAATCCTGTGGTTCATCTGAACCATTTCCAATAATTCTAAAGCGGCATATAAACCTTCTTCATATTCAACGCCTTCAGGCATTGCTCTCATAACGTTTTCAATAACTGTTTCTTCATCATACAAAGCGAAGTTACGTTGTAACATGATGGAAATTCTTCTTTTAATGCTTGCGAATAATTTCCTTTCTGCATTAAAGAAATCTACTTCCTTAGCCTCATAAGTTCCACCACAACGACATTTCTCGCCAGCATGAGATGGGGATTCTACAGCCAAACAATCTGGGCAAACCGCAATATTCATTATAATATTACCTGCATCAGGCATGTATTCTTTAGTACCCCTAAGCATGTTAATTAAAACGGATTTACCGCTTCCACTACGTCCCAATATACCTAAAGTCTCTCCTTCATTAATCTTTAAATTAATATCTTTAAGAACATCAACACCATCAAAAGTTTTGGTAATATTCTTAAGAGTTATAAAATCCATGTAATCACCTATTGAAATTATCTTTATTTAAAACCATTAATAAGATTTACTAATAACAATTGTTTTAAATTTTTTAAAAATCAGTAATATTAAAATCTAAATTTCCGGAAATGATTGAACGAGCTATTGAAAATCCATCAACTCCAGTGTCAATCATTTTTTCAAGATTTGCACGTGAGTTTACGGAATTATTTCCAATAACCTTAATATTAACATTATTACAAATATTTCGCAAAAGTTCCCAGTCCGCTTCAAAGACACCTTTTTTCATGGCATCAATATGTAAGTAGTCAGCACCTGCATCTTCAATCAGACTTGCAATTTTTAAAGTATCGATTCCATCAACATTTGCACGAATCTTGACTGAAACCTCACTTCCAACATTATCAACGACTTGTGAGATAAAATCCTTTAAATCTGCACGATTCAGCATTTCCTGGCCACAGCCAATGGCTACAATTTCATCCTGGCGACAATGACAATTAATTTCAACAATATCCAAATTTTCAATATTCCCAACTTCAATTATTGGCTGCGGAGTTGTTGATCGCACATTCGCTGAAACTTTTACATTACCGTGAACTTTCTTAATTGAATTTACTTCATTTTCAATGTGTGTAAAGATTTCATCCAAGGGAAAATCGAATTCCTTCCTTCCCCTTTCAATGATTTTCTTACTGGCTTCAATAGTGGGCTCATCCAAACTATATCCGCCTAAAGTAGCTACATTAAAACCCTGTGGAATAACCTTATTTAAAAAATCAGCGTCAGTTATTCCAGCCATGGGAGCAACTACTTTCAACATGAAATTTCCTCAGTATTCCTTTTCAATGACCCATGTCCACATTTCATTGTTATGGGCACGGATTTCTTCAAGACCAATATCGGCCATGTATGCAGCATCTTCAGCGTTTTTACCTCTTCCTATACCTGCTTTAAGTTTGATGCCTATTTCCTCATCGATTTCCACCATGATATCTTCAATATCCTGTTCGGATAATCCGTTACATGGGGACATGAAATTGTCTCCTCCGATGAAGAACAGCAATGCTCCTTTCTTGATTAATTTGGTCATTAAGTAATGTTGAGCTTTGTTGACCATGAAACTTGTATCAAAAGCTGATTCGATATCAGTTAAGGTTTCTGTTACGCTGTTAATGTCAATGTGAGCCGCTTGAACGAAACTGTCTTCTTCACTTACTAAACTATCTACAGCTAAAATTT of the Methanobrevibacter thaueri genome contains:
- a CDS encoding heavy-metal-associated domain-containing protein, coding for MAEKEIKVVGMHCPSCVNAVELCLKDVDGIEDAKADLDSGITTITMSGDVSDADINDAVEEAGFKVE
- a CDS encoding alpha/beta fold hydrolase, translated to MELNYAVEGDGEPLVFIHGLSDNLLYWEALAAALRKEFKVVRFDLRGHGKSLLGEDEISIGTYANDLKSLLDELDITTANLIGFSLGGAIAMDFALRFPDYVSSLVLMSTFYKCDDDCAAVFSQFIDELNLSFEDFFEFMLPKVLCPDVIESNREELDFLKQAASKTANIEAYKMATEACFNFDVENLLSQIRVPTLILAGKYDEIFPKSIQESLSEKIENSKLIVFDNLKHNLLVGKNNVEIVEILKEFYKKR
- a CDS encoding phosphorylating glyceraldehyde-3-phosphate dehydrogenase, coding for MKTVAINGYGTIGKRVADAVAAQDDMKVVGVSKTRPNYEARTAVEEKGYPLYIGIPEREQMFKDAGIEIAGTVEEMIQEADVVVDCTPGSIGPQNLEMYKKAGVKAIYQGGEDHELTGLSFNAISNYDDSYGADYTRVVSCNTTGLTRTLSTIDPIADIKKVRAVMVRRGSDPSEIKKGPINAIVPNPPKVPSHHGPDVKTVMKGIDVTTMALLVPTTLMHQHNIMVEINNDVETEEIIEALEKRSRVIVVSAEEGLGSTAELMEYAKELGRNRNDLYEIPVWRESINVVGNELFYMQAVHQESDVIPENIDAIRALLEMESDNEKSIAKTNKAMGIF
- a CDS encoding TIM barrel protein, whose translation is MKHRVLFGPAGSPINYKGAAYKAPKYINEEGLDSYEYQSPYGVRIGESAATTLKEESQKHDVLVSMHAPYYINLCAKEEEKIDKSIGHLISAARAGEWMGAYRLVFHPGAYLNRKPEKAMEISKQTVNRLFEELEAEGIEEFTFAPETTGKRTQLGNVGEVVELCATFDHFEPTIDFAHVHARGRGFLNKKEDYNCIFSTIEDKLDIDILHCHYTTIEYGRGGEVKHHTLAESDEYGPDIKDLLSVLIDNGWNANIICETPLRDEDSLRMKEIYENLI
- a CDS encoding zinc ribbon domain-containing protein, whose amino-acid sequence is MTLEDNHNHFCIYCGAKLDPGQHFCSQCGKEVYHDPEPQRVHMPSKYEEEVDKIEQEYELKQRRATELVEKLFDPSHMSYQKFTATIRKSNGMFDNQLTVARKMIELDDGENAIVEKEIENKIVTLNAFIDKMEDLINELVIQLSSNKEDDDDINALFKDMDDLIDSVKDY
- a CDS encoding metallophosphoesterase; protein product: MSFRTRRVLFITPFYMLFEFFLLKYIFLLLGGLDDAYILILTIIIGLIHFMPMLFEAQKSRKITRFLSTVSGVWMWASVIFLIDIIVIYLIGSFVDLSFEMNLALLAIVPILGVYNYYKAHRLIVNEKVITLNNLEKDINIAHLSDVHFGSVRHRQITELIADKLKELEDTCELAIISGDLADGSSIVEENDFEALSEVSMPIIFTPGNHDFYPGIKNVIEACENAGIIVLDNDSIELNGLNIFGLTFSFGDREVPQIDESLIRDDMVNIINYHVPYKWKEFSDLGFDIQLSGHTHGGQFYPMVWFANRMFEYNIGLFKNDLGKYIHVTTGVGSMDTPMRWGTDSEIVVLKLRKP
- a CDS encoding AAA family ATPase, with protein sequence MKSDNKQLEIKTTNQKLQITENENKEFAKLVVVKPVGYPFEFNLMDGEIEITNTKLFEEYARDQWLGLVVREKSHLFDQKIIPDYGFEIVTAKPNNSIITENTKIKIITDEIDKKNDNKIKSNVHLSDIVGQENAKQKIKVIKKYLEDPERFGPWAPKNILFYGLPGTGKTMLVKALANELEVPLYLVKATSLIGEHVGDSSSKIQDLFKKASENAPSIIFIDEIDAIALHRSFQSLRGDVSEIVNSLLTEMDGINENESVITIGATNNPSSLDLAVKSRFEEEIEFKLPNENERLTIMENNLKSMPLDYDLDLEKLVKLTKGLSGRDIKEKILKTSLHNAISNDCDIITMQNVEYALNNMKIKDSDIKGMFE
- the hemA gene encoding glutamyl-tRNA reductase is translated as MILNLRVDHKIADIQSMENISKDMDDLFQELQEKYSIGEYVEISTCNRKEYYINNDFISEDDELLSHENQSIIIEYGQSAVMHLLRMTSGLESMIVGEDQILGQVKDAKHKAAKNHHCGKSLDAIFTKAIHVGQVVRNKTNINKGSVSIGSAAIDLAEKHIGTLDDKSVLVIGAGKMGRLVAKALAEKDLHAIFVANRTYYVAVQLAEDLGGEAILFNDLEEYLANADLVISATSAPHPIITKERLLGIDMDYEDVMMVDIANPRDISDDVCELGVKSFNIDDLREIADENTKLRIKEFGEAENIINDEFILLKESFKIMEVDELLGNLRASMEEIRQRETQKASAKLSNVDGSDKILNNLTNSIVNKIFFDISKNVKKAAKAENTDVLEAAQYIFDSD
- a CDS encoding precorrin-2 dehydrogenase/sirohydrochlorin ferrochelatase family protein — its product is MDWTSLYLKTSNLNVFILGTGEVATRRANKFLDHGASVKLAGNQISDELKAKGAILCSTDDVDELVDWCDLVVIASGDEKLCDYVFKISGDKLINRADYPQEGNVIVPTSFNIGDIEISIFTNGKSPLMARQLRKKIQSIITEEDILEIELQDYARSRLKDIIDDQKERRTYLYEILEDDEINAMIKNKEIGKAKDYIDNLIRGLQ
- a CDS encoding methanogenesis marker 9 domain-containing protein, yielding MTWEDAPSHICRGGDVRGLAFCCPPVKPCPVLNALQEVNLTPQEFVDIKIQFGRETRLGEGAGTCFGSLVWCCKPSKPCPLRDMTLRNMGMSHDEYLDLKKQLSERLVGVKKPNPDERAEALAETFNVSKIEAMNVLTECNNDLRAAVKVLHAKSLENSD